The Fibrobacter sp. UWB2 genome window below encodes:
- a CDS encoding MBOAT family protein: protein MLDYIIPYLTRTFAFDPNSPLLFTQFYFWGFFAVVFAIFSLVHSKLLLRNAFLFATSLFFYYKTSGSYVCILIFCVIANFFIGKWIEKAEEKWKKKLLMIIVVIIDLLVLCYYKYSYFFLDALYDFTGIELHVYNFFAAASNAMFNTHSLVDTIILPVGISFFTFQAMSYCIDIYRGKIKAVDNILNFGFYLSFFPQLVAGPIVRADKFVPQLYKPYFLPRRAFGMAVFWILNGLAKKIILSDYLATNFVDRVFDTPLLFTGLENLIALFAYSLQVYADFSGYTDIAIGVALLMGFRLPQNFNSPYKAKSPTEFWRRWHISLSSWWRDYLYIPLGGNRNATVGTFFWMGFLSLVAILLSGSMWVGIALGVFFLYIAIFAYFKPESRKTITTNMNAMATQIVGGWWHGASWNFIIWGGLNGFGQVFNKLWVKRSATVRASIALGFFALSAILYKHYTIPICAITAVWFGVLFVGIYSTIIYHLFCQKQLPWLTTAWNVTLTFVFITFTRLFFRAGSNLDPAEANEVAWNTAKNMVHQMGTAWRWDTILPIAWEHINIILVFIAGMLIHWIPKRVKSRYRITFASLPIPGMVAATAFIIFVIYQFMSADSCPFIYFQF, encoded by the coding sequence ATGCTTGACTATATCATCCCCTACCTGACCCGCACATTCGCGTTTGACCCGAACTCCCCACTACTCTTCACCCAGTTCTATTTCTGGGGTTTCTTCGCGGTCGTCTTCGCCATCTTCTCGCTAGTCCACAGCAAGCTTTTGCTCCGCAACGCGTTCCTGTTTGCGACGAGCTTGTTCTTCTACTACAAGACGAGTGGCAGCTACGTGTGCATCCTCATCTTCTGCGTGATAGCAAACTTCTTCATCGGCAAGTGGATTGAGAAAGCTGAAGAAAAGTGGAAAAAGAAACTTTTGATGATTATAGTCGTGATTATCGACTTGTTGGTGCTCTGCTATTATAAATACTCTTACTTCTTCCTGGACGCACTTTACGACTTTACCGGCATTGAGCTCCACGTTTACAACTTCTTTGCCGCCGCAAGCAACGCGATGTTCAACACGCACTCGCTCGTCGATACGATTATCCTCCCGGTCGGTATTTCGTTCTTCACGTTCCAGGCGATGAGCTACTGCATCGACATTTACCGCGGTAAAATCAAGGCTGTAGACAACATTTTGAACTTCGGCTTTTACCTTTCGTTCTTCCCGCAGCTCGTGGCAGGCCCGATTGTGCGAGCAGACAAGTTTGTGCCGCAGCTTTACAAGCCGTATTTCCTCCCCCGTCGCGCCTTCGGCATGGCAGTGTTCTGGATTTTGAACGGTCTTGCCAAAAAGATCATCTTGAGCGACTACCTCGCCACAAACTTTGTGGACCGCGTTTTCGACACGCCGCTCCTCTTTACCGGCCTTGAAAACCTGATTGCCCTTTTCGCTTATTCGTTACAGGTTTACGCCGACTTCTCGGGTTACACGGATATCGCGATCGGCGTTGCCCTCCTCATGGGCTTCCGCCTGCCGCAAAACTTCAACAGCCCGTACAAGGCCAAGAGCCCGACCGAATTCTGGCGTCGTTGGCACATCTCGCTTTCTAGCTGGTGGCGCGATTACTTGTACATCCCCCTTGGCGGTAACAGGAACGCAACCGTCGGCACGTTCTTCTGGATGGGATTCTTGAGCCTTGTGGCCATTCTCCTTTCTGGCAGCATGTGGGTCGGCATCGCTCTTGGCGTGTTCTTCCTCTACATTGCGATTTTCGCCTACTTCAAGCCGGAATCCCGCAAGACGATTACCACGAACATGAACGCTATGGCAACGCAGATTGTCGGCGGTTGGTGGCATGGCGCTAGCTGGAACTTCATCATCTGGGGCGGTTTGAACGGCTTTGGCCAGGTGTTCAACAAGCTCTGGGTCAAGCGCAGCGCAACCGTCCGCGCCTCGATTGCTCTTGGATTCTTTGCTCTGAGCGCGATTCTCTACAAGCACTACACAATTCCTATATGCGCCATTACGGCCGTGTGGTTCGGCGTGCTTTTCGTGGGCATCTACTCGACCATCATTTATCATTTGTTCTGCCAAAAACAATTGCCGTGGCTCACGACCGCATGGAATGTGACGCTCACGTTTGTGTTCATCACGTTCACGCGTCTCTTCTTCCGCGCAGGCTCGAACCTCGACCCGGCAGAAGCAAACGAAGTCGCATGGAACACGGCAAAGAACATGGTGCACCAGATGGGTACCGCCTGGCGCTGGGACACGATTCTCCCGATTGCATGGGAACACATCAATATCATCCTCGTGTTCATCGCTGGTATGCTTATCCACTGGATTCCGAAGCGCGTGAAGTCTCGTTACCGCATCACGTTTGCATCGCTCCCGATTCCGGGAATGGTGGCGGCGACGGCGTTCATCATCTTTGTGATTTATCAGTTCATGAGCGCAGACAGTTGTCCGTTCATTTACTTCCAGTTCTAA
- a CDS encoding radical SAM protein, with translation MNLELSITEQCNLRCDYCYYRDSHAARKAVMSDEVMEKAVSLALRKAAELNHNFLNITFFGGEPLLRMDIIRKTVTFARKLVKSRRSELPKKFKLLFTVNTNGTLLNDDVIGYLKKEGFSVALSLDGPKNKQNLSRKTVDGRGSFKYIAPYIPALVDLNAVVLMVITPKHVHGFSDAVKWVFKQGFTNVGTSPDFNGKWTSEDFDALIVEYEKLARFWYKSKRQKKDFYLSTIQDKVSMELLGKRQKEYTCFISSEAFVVATNGNVFPCSRFISSQPKAPYSLGNVLDEQSGIYKNILPKAVERFINNDKKQCKECAIRYRCLAHECGCTSFYTTGSLEGVSAEVCTHERILCAICDEYAMKLYRNDKMESLL, from the coding sequence GTGAATTTAGAATTAAGTATAACAGAACAGTGTAATCTTCGGTGTGATTACTGCTATTATAGGGATAGCCATGCGGCCCGTAAGGCTGTAATGTCCGACGAGGTTATGGAAAAGGCTGTCTCTCTTGCGCTTCGAAAAGCTGCTGAACTGAATCATAATTTTTTGAATATTACTTTTTTTGGCGGTGAACCTCTTTTGCGAATGGATATTATTCGTAAAACGGTTACGTTTGCCAGAAAATTGGTGAAGTCTCGTAGGAGCGAGTTGCCTAAGAAATTTAAGTTGCTTTTTACGGTCAACACAAATGGAACTTTGCTGAATGACGATGTTATCGGCTATCTTAAAAAAGAAGGCTTTTCTGTAGCGCTTTCATTGGATGGCCCGAAAAATAAGCAGAATTTGTCTAGGAAAACTGTTGATGGGCGAGGAAGCTTTAAATATATAGCTCCTTATATCCCTGCTTTGGTCGATTTGAACGCTGTTGTTTTGATGGTAATTACTCCAAAACATGTTCACGGTTTTTCTGATGCGGTAAAGTGGGTTTTCAAACAAGGCTTTACCAATGTGGGAACATCTCCTGATTTCAATGGAAAATGGACGAGTGAAGATTTTGATGCTTTGATTGTTGAATACGAAAAGCTGGCAAGATTTTGGTATAAAAGTAAAAGACAGAAAAAAGATTTTTATTTAAGCACTATTCAAGATAAAGTTTCGATGGAGCTGCTGGGCAAACGCCAAAAAGAATATACTTGCTTTATATCTTCAGAAGCCTTTGTTGTTGCGACGAATGGCAATGTGTTCCCTTGTTCGCGCTTTATATCAAGTCAGCCTAAAGCTCCTTATTCTTTAGGTAATGTTCTTGATGAACAAAGCGGTATTTATAAGAATATTTTGCCAAAGGCTGTAGAACGCTTTATCAATAATGATAAAAAGCAATGCAAAGAATGTGCTATCCGTTATCGCTGTCTTGCGCATGAATGCGGCTGCACATCTTTTTATACAACCGGCAGCCTGGAAGGTGTTTCTGCCGAAGTTTGTACGCATGAAAGAATCTTATGTGCCATCTGTGATGAATATGCAATGAAGTTGTATAGGAATGACAAGATGGAAAGCTTGTTATAA
- a CDS encoding chloride channel protein, whose translation MKRIHRTIAKLLVVNGYLPKLGLAAVIGCVTGLVAVAFHFGLGTAIEWVRKPWTLGLLPWYAFAAVPAIGGLVVGLFIHKVARAPETAGQGTDKMIYSFHHQGGNVRARVAPVKFVASIMTLATGGSAGYEGPISQIGSGIASTICKFFKMPRMMRGQFMLAGTAAGLGAIFKAPLAGALTSVEMLYREDFESNAFATSIISSVVAFTVYIAFVGSAPVIGCTMDFPFTNGVELLACALLGILCFPFSYMYVRCYYASERRFSKWAIPVWLKPAMGGAFISFLVLAFPEVSGGGFEFIDNLMTGLVPHTVWGVLLLLGIVLAKIVATALTVGSGGSGGVFGPSLFIGGVIGAMFAGICELAFPGFIRMPEMFILVGMAAFFAGAAKAPIAGVVMVCEMTGGYSLLPGLLIAAVMHMAFSRNWTIYKSQVLNKFASPAHRRDMDRELIQAYDKIAKE comes from the coding sequence GTGAAGCGTATTCATCGGACGATTGCGAAACTTCTCGTAGTGAATGGTTACTTGCCGAAGCTTGGGCTTGCTGCGGTAATCGGTTGCGTGACGGGGCTTGTCGCGGTTGCTTTCCATTTTGGGCTTGGCACGGCGATTGAATGGGTGCGTAAGCCGTGGACGCTTGGGCTTTTGCCGTGGTACGCTTTTGCCGCGGTGCCTGCGATTGGCGGGCTTGTTGTCGGGCTTTTCATCCACAAAGTGGCGCGTGCGCCGGAGACGGCGGGGCAGGGCACCGACAAGATGATTTATTCGTTCCATCACCAGGGCGGGAATGTGCGGGCGCGCGTGGCGCCGGTGAAGTTTGTGGCGAGCATCATGACGCTTGCGACGGGCGGCTCGGCAGGTTACGAGGGGCCGATTTCGCAGATTGGCTCAGGTATTGCATCGACGATTTGTAAGTTTTTCAAGATGCCGCGAATGATGCGCGGGCAGTTTATGCTGGCGGGCACGGCGGCAGGGCTTGGCGCCATTTTCAAGGCTCCGCTTGCGGGGGCGCTCACATCGGTCGAGATGCTTTATCGCGAGGACTTTGAGTCGAACGCCTTTGCGACTTCGATTATCTCGTCGGTGGTGGCGTTTACGGTTTATATTGCATTTGTTGGTTCCGCACCAGTGATTGGCTGCACGATGGATTTCCCGTTTACGAACGGCGTCGAGCTTTTGGCGTGCGCGCTGCTCGGAATTTTGTGCTTCCCGTTCTCGTACATGTATGTGCGTTGCTATTACGCTTCGGAACGGCGCTTTAGCAAGTGGGCGATTCCCGTGTGGCTCAAGCCTGCGATGGGTGGTGCGTTCATTTCGTTCTTGGTGCTTGCCTTCCCGGAGGTCTCGGGCGGCGGCTTTGAATTTATCGATAACCTGATGACGGGGCTTGTGCCGCATACCGTGTGGGGCGTGCTCCTCTTGCTCGGCATCGTGCTTGCTAAGATTGTGGCGACAGCGCTTACGGTCGGTTCGGGCGGTTCTGGGGGTGTCTTTGGACCATCGCTATTTATTGGTGGGGTTATTGGCGCCATGTTTGCTGGAATATGCGAACTTGCGTTCCCGGGATTTATCCGCATGCCCGAGATGTTCATTCTCGTCGGAATGGCCGCGTTCTTTGCTGGCGCTGCGAAGGCTCCGATTGCGGGTGTCGTGATGGTCTGCGAAATGACTGGCGGCTATAGCCTTTTGCCGGGCCTCTTGATTGCGGCCGTGATGCACATGGCTTTCTCGCGCAACTGGACGATTTATAAGAGTCAGGTGCTCAACAAGTTTGCGTCTCCGGCGCATCGCCGTGATATGGACCGCGAACTCATCCAGGCATACGATAAAATCGCTAAAGAGTAG
- a CDS encoding peptidoglycan DD-metalloendopeptidase family protein — protein sequence MKIKTILIAGVLPIALFAKDDDMAGKIVPRLVDSRNTELNQTIDGINDFAPEAEAPTVGKFFINESNFTQKKSKARKAKAAAKPKVETVAKFDAPQDSITSDLGTEEGINSDSLDTEEAAREYAEADADIKATTDSASTGAPAKLFVLDMTTSIIPTESRRIAGHYGPRKHRMHRGVDLGLCHGEDRTIVAAFAGKVVKVRNQGRRKGYGRYVILDHGNGLTTLYAHLERWKVKVGDELQAGDTIGVGGNSGRSFGAHLHFEMRYNGVYINPETVYDFAEGTFRDISVTLDTDKLQEAEAAYQKEIGKSKFYKVRPGDCLGKIAHKYGTSVERIKRLNNLKSEKIRPGQILRCS from the coding sequence ATGAAGATTAAAACTATACTCATTGCAGGAGTCCTGCCAATCGCCCTTTTTGCAAAAGATGACGACATGGCCGGAAAAATTGTTCCTCGCTTGGTTGACTCCAGAAACACGGAATTGAACCAGACTATCGACGGCATTAACGACTTTGCGCCAGAAGCTGAAGCCCCGACCGTCGGAAAATTTTTCATCAACGAAAGCAATTTTACCCAGAAAAAATCTAAGGCCCGCAAGGCTAAGGCTGCAGCAAAGCCGAAGGTCGAAACTGTAGCCAAGTTTGATGCGCCCCAAGATTCTATCACAAGCGATCTCGGAACCGAAGAAGGCATCAACAGCGATAGCCTCGATACCGAAGAAGCCGCACGCGAATACGCCGAAGCCGATGCCGATATCAAGGCAACGACGGACTCCGCCTCCACAGGAGCTCCGGCCAAGCTCTTTGTCCTCGACATGACGACATCCATCATCCCGACGGAAAGCCGCCGCATCGCAGGCCACTACGGCCCGCGCAAGCACCGCATGCACCGCGGTGTTGACCTCGGTCTCTGCCACGGTGAAGACCGTACGATTGTCGCCGCATTCGCAGGCAAGGTCGTCAAGGTCCGCAACCAGGGCCGCCGCAAGGGTTATGGTCGCTACGTGATTTTGGACCACGGCAATGGCCTCACCACGCTTTACGCCCACCTCGAACGCTGGAAGGTCAAGGTCGGCGATGAACTCCAGGCCGGCGATACGATTGGCGTTGGAGGCAACTCGGGCCGCTCGTTCGGTGCCCACCTGCACTTTGAAATGCGCTACAACGGCGTGTACATCAACCCGGAAACAGTCTATGACTTTGCAGAAGGCACGTTCAGGGACATCTCCGTCACGCTCGATACAGACAAGTTGCAAGAAGCCGAAGCCGCCTACCAGAAGGAAATCGGCAAGAGCAAGTTCTACAAGGTCCGCCCCGGCGACTGCCTCGGAAAGATTGCCCACAAGTACGGCACGTCTGTCGAACGCATCAAGCGTTTGAACAACCTCAAGTCCGAAAAGATCCGCCCGGGTCAAATACTCCGCTGCTCATAA
- a CDS encoding PLAT/LH2 domain-containing protein: protein MATPYRIRIVTGSMKDAGTDAHVFLTAEGTNGSCTWNNLDDKNDKDDFEKGDVNTIDVSANYDLGDIKRITIGHDNKNGHAGWFVSSVSITNVATGKMWTFLTNRWLAKDEADRKLYATFTPSSVTQVTDYRITIFTGEAANGAGTDATVYLRAFGTNGSFYLSDFNDPNDSDDCEAGEVNSVTYTCGLDIGDIGRITIGHNNAKKDAAWFVDGVKIQNLRTGKVWSFPVYSWLAKDKVGAQLEKTVYAGKDMPHYSYLGQYPENRENGWSEEMNGVCHDDSNWYFTQNGNIWKFPVDHDLKLSCGGEDPSRKIYKYHYGYHLGDIDCYNKILFVPVTKNGRPYIVAFDTDNIHKPLAVNEMKLPNGCYFDDIGWLAINPNNGLLFTSNGYILKNNPIYVYSIDFNAIRAGRGDFLKIYTQVNLLDEEGDEFVERECMQGGCFDKSNNLHLCNGYYKNEHSNRKGGITVYEIPELSYNPNKVNYARIRARSNQSHHFRFQFNTYGEEPEGITYWDLDNGKSPNIKGQLHAIMLDNAGRGDDDFYFKHYRKI, encoded by the coding sequence ATGGCTACACCTTATAGAATTAGAATCGTTACGGGCTCCATGAAGGACGCTGGCACAGACGCTCACGTGTTTCTTACCGCTGAAGGTACGAATGGGTCGTGTACGTGGAATAATCTTGACGATAAAAATGATAAAGATGATTTTGAAAAGGGTGATGTAAACACCATTGATGTGTCTGCTAATTATGATCTTGGGGATATCAAGAGAATTACCATTGGTCATGATAACAAAAATGGTCATGCCGGTTGGTTCGTGAGTTCTGTCTCGATCACCAATGTTGCAACTGGCAAGATGTGGACGTTCCTTACCAATCGTTGGCTTGCCAAGGATGAAGCTGATCGCAAGCTTTATGCGACCTTTACTCCGAGTAGCGTAACGCAGGTAACTGATTATCGAATTACCATTTTCACCGGTGAGGCAGCGAACGGGGCTGGTACTGACGCTACAGTTTATCTTCGTGCATTTGGCACGAATGGTAGTTTTTACTTGAGTGATTTTAACGATCCGAATGATAGTGACGATTGCGAAGCTGGTGAAGTGAATTCTGTAACCTATACTTGTGGATTAGACATTGGCGATATTGGAAGGATTACCATTGGTCATAATAATGCTAAGAAAGACGCCGCATGGTTTGTGGATGGCGTGAAAATCCAAAATCTCAGAACGGGTAAGGTCTGGAGCTTCCCTGTGTATAGTTGGCTCGCCAAGGATAAAGTTGGTGCTCAGCTTGAAAAAACTGTTTATGCGGGAAAGGATATGCCTCACTATAGCTATCTTGGACAGTATCCTGAAAATCGTGAAAATGGCTGGAGCGAAGAAATGAATGGCGTTTGCCATGATGATTCGAACTGGTATTTTACTCAAAATGGCAATATTTGGAAATTCCCGGTAGATCATGACTTGAAGTTGTCTTGCGGTGGTGAGGATCCGTCGCGTAAGATCTACAAGTATCATTATGGCTATCATCTTGGTGATATCGACTGCTATAATAAAATTTTGTTTGTGCCTGTTACGAAAAACGGTCGGCCGTATATTGTTGCTTTTGACACGGATAATATCCATAAACCGCTTGCGGTAAATGAAATGAAGCTTCCTAATGGATGCTATTTCGACGATATTGGCTGGCTTGCGATTAATCCGAATAATGGTTTGCTGTTTACATCGAATGGTTATATCCTAAAAAATAATCCGATATATGTTTATTCGATTGACTTTAATGCAATTCGTGCCGGTAGGGGTGATTTCTTGAAAATTTATACACAGGTCAATCTTCTTGATGAAGAAGGTGATGAATTTGTGGAGAGAGAATGCATGCAGGGTGGGTGCTTTGATAAGAGCAATAATTTGCATCTCTGTAATGGGTATTACAAAAATGAACATAGTAATAGAAAGGGCGGAATTACCGTATATGAAATTCCTGAACTTTCGTATAATCCCAATAAGGTTAATTACGCAAGAATTAGGGCTCGTTCCAATCAAAGCCATCACTTTAGATTCCAATTTAATACCTATGGCGAGGAGCCGGAAGGTATAACCTATTGGGATTTGGATAATGGCAAATCTCCGAATATTAAGGGCCAGCTCCATGCTATTATGCTTGATAATGCTGGTAGGGGTGATGACGACTTCTATTTCAAGCATTACCGCAAAATCTAA
- a CDS encoding L-threonylcarbamoyladenylate synthase, translating into MRLEVHPDNPQPRIVKQAAEILEDDGLVLYPTESGYAIGCNAESSKAIHKLYALKKPMKKFFMALIVPDIRFATGYAHVSNFAFNIIKQRVPGPYTFILPADPHIARKLDVKRPEIGIRIPTHPFFKELFQHFDKPILSTAAKLSEEDMYETDDIWKTFQHSVDMMVDCGNIEINPTNIVSLIGDSVEVIRGELV; encoded by the coding sequence ATGCGACTCGAAGTACATCCAGATAATCCGCAGCCTCGCATCGTGAAGCAGGCCGCCGAAATCCTCGAAGACGACGGACTCGTCCTCTACCCCACCGAATCTGGCTACGCCATCGGCTGCAACGCCGAATCCTCCAAGGCCATCCACAAGCTTTACGCCCTCAAGAAACCCATGAAAAAATTCTTCATGGCGCTCATCGTCCCAGACATCCGCTTTGCCACCGGCTACGCCCACGTGAGCAATTTTGCGTTCAACATCATCAAGCAGCGAGTGCCCGGCCCGTACACATTCATTTTGCCCGCCGACCCGCACATTGCACGCAAGCTCGACGTGAAACGCCCGGAAATCGGCATCCGCATCCCGACGCACCCGTTTTTCAAGGAACTCTTCCAGCACTTTGACAAGCCCATCCTCAGCACGGCAGCCAAGCTCAGCGAAGAGGACATGTACGAGACAGACGACATCTGGAAAACGTTCCAGCATTCCGTAGACATGATGGTCGACTGCGGCAACATCGAAATCAACCCGACGAACATCGTGAGCCTCATCGGAGACAGCGTAGAAGTCATCCGCGGGGAACTGGTGTAA
- a CDS encoding GDSL-type esterase/lipase family protein — MKKKLAVIAAILGIVSMGSMVSAKDMEITPGYYDVDFTKYDFIDTSLNTIQFPQGSASFEPFFKKLDTLVFENRGKVRILHIGGSHLQADVISGRIREHLVKEYPGASAGRGFVFPYSAARTNTPASYASYYKGIWDKNKNVQHEITKPLGLLGIAISTRDPRAEITLLLDKYNTEPIWGETSFRVFGYSDSNDVEPVLRIDSMDVFGTFDASSQSYVFTSPRPIDTIQIAFRWADTTKQAEVAAFITDSLYKDSVARADSLARVADSLRMDSLGITPPAAQQMAQAVAADSMFQGDCEDVLDTNCLNRDEDMQAALDSVAADTVPPRPHFTLTGILAENNAPGITYTNVGINGAKVSNYFEETCPLFEKEMSYYKPDLVIFAIGINDANVEVFNDKVFREDYDMLIKRIRKVSPKTAFIFETNNDSYRKVRKKKYVQHPNGEVARKAFFMLADKHKAGVWDKFSIMGGLGSMAKWEKADLAKKDKVHFKTAGYQLLGDMFYKALMQAYFDHIASLPAEAPVVAQAKPAAAPAPAPAPKTIPAASSVAPKAQAPTVKTASSTATTATATAQAPRVPANAKTAATIQAKVAAPAPANAPATTPAKTVVPPQMPKIAAAAHKDVPMPEVVKQTAQPAQPQIQVPLKPEAQDKK; from the coding sequence GTGAAGAAAAAGCTTGCCGTCATTGCTGCCATACTTGGCATTGTTAGCATGGGCTCCATGGTTTCTGCAAAGGACATGGAAATCACCCCGGGCTACTATGACGTTGACTTTACGAAATACGATTTTATCGATACGTCTTTGAATACCATCCAGTTCCCGCAAGGGAGCGCTAGTTTCGAGCCGTTCTTCAAGAAGCTCGACACGCTCGTTTTCGAGAACAGGGGCAAGGTGCGCATCCTCCACATTGGCGGTTCGCACTTGCAGGCAGACGTCATCTCGGGCCGCATCCGCGAACACCTGGTAAAGGAATATCCGGGTGCATCGGCAGGCCGCGGTTTCGTATTCCCGTATTCGGCAGCTAGGACAAACACCCCTGCAAGTTACGCTAGCTATTATAAAGGCATCTGGGACAAGAACAAGAACGTCCAGCACGAAATCACTAAACCGCTCGGACTCCTTGGCATTGCCATCAGCACTCGCGACCCGCGTGCCGAAATTACGCTCCTTTTGGACAAGTACAATACCGAACCGATTTGGGGCGAAACGAGCTTTAGAGTTTTCGGCTATAGCGACAGCAACGACGTCGAACCGGTGCTCCGCATCGATTCCATGGACGTCTTTGGAACGTTCGATGCCTCTAGCCAGAGCTACGTTTTCACGAGCCCGCGCCCGATTGACACCATCCAGATTGCGTTCCGCTGGGCAGATACGACCAAGCAGGCCGAAGTCGCCGCATTCATCACGGACTCGCTCTACAAGGATTCCGTCGCCCGCGCAGACTCGCTCGCCCGCGTCGCCGATTCACTCCGCATGGATTCGCTCGGCATTACGCCTCCAGCCGCACAGCAAATGGCACAGGCCGTTGCCGCAGACTCGATGTTCCAGGGCGACTGCGAAGACGTTCTCGACACGAACTGCCTGAACCGCGACGAAGACATGCAAGCCGCACTAGATTCCGTTGCCGCAGATACGGTTCCGCCTCGCCCGCACTTTACGCTCACGGGCATCTTGGCAGAGAACAATGCGCCCGGCATCACGTACACAAACGTCGGCATCAACGGCGCCAAGGTTTCGAACTACTTTGAAGAAACATGCCCGCTCTTTGAAAAGGAAATGTCCTATTACAAACCGGACCTCGTGATTTTCGCCATCGGCATCAACGATGCGAACGTCGAAGTCTTTAATGACAAGGTGTTCCGCGAAGATTACGACATGCTCATCAAGCGCATCCGCAAGGTAAGCCCCAAAACGGCATTCATTTTCGAGACAAACAACGATTCCTACCGCAAGGTCCGCAAGAAAAAATACGTGCAGCACCCGAACGGTGAAGTCGCACGCAAGGCATTCTTTATGCTCGCGGACAAGCACAAGGCAGGTGTCTGGGACAAGTTCTCCATCATGGGTGGCTTAGGTTCCATGGCCAAGTGGGAAAAGGCAGACCTAGCCAAGAAAGACAAGGTCCACTTCAAAACCGCTGGCTACCAGCTGCTCGGCGATATGTTCTACAAGGCTTTGATGCAGGCCTACTTCGATCACATTGCAAGCCTCCCCGCCGAAGCTCCGGTCGTTGCACAGGCTAAACCCGCAGCAGCCCCGGCTCCCGCTCCGGCACCAAAGACAATTCCGGCTGCATCGAGTGTAGCCCCGAAGGCGCAAGCCCCAACGGTAAAGACGGCTTCGAGTACAGCCACAACGGCTACCGCTACAGCACAAGCTCCGAGAGTTCCGGCAAATGCAAAGACCGCAGCCACGATTCAAGCGAAAGTCGCCGCCCCCGCACCCGCAAATGCTCCTGCGACAACGCCAGCCAAAACGGTTGTCCCTCCGCAAATGCCAAAGATTGCCGCCGCAGCCCATAAAGATGTCCCCATGCCTGAAGTCGTAAAACAGACAGCGCAACCCGCACAGCCTCAAATTCAAGTTCCGCTGAAACCCGAAGCCCAGGACAAGAAATAA